The Triticum aestivum cultivar Chinese Spring chromosome 7B, IWGSC CS RefSeq v2.1, whole genome shotgun sequence genome window below encodes:
- the LOC123156874 gene encoding glucose-6-phosphate/phosphate translocator 2, chloroplastic isoform X2: MIPAVKLSPAAFSVTNQRSKSALVPSVSILNMKQIASCSLRPLYLTRLDDPHTSELKPRRQLLDFRCAASAADDKESKAEVVPASSEAAQKLKISIYFATWWALNVIFNIYNKKVLNAFPYPWLTSTLSLACGSAMMLFSWVTCLVEAPKTDLDFWKALFPVAVAHTIGHVAATVSMSKVAVSFTHIIKSAEPAFSVLVSRFILGESFPMPVYLSLLPIIGGCGLAAATELNFNMIGFMGAMISNLAFVFRNIFSKRGMKGKSVSGMNYYACLSIMSLIILAPFAIAMEGPQMWAAGWQKALADVGPNVLWWIGAQSVFYHLYNQVSYMSLDQISPLTFSIGNTMKRISVIVSSIIIFRTPVRPVNALGAAIAIFGTFLYSQAKQ, translated from the exons ATGATACCTGCTGTGAAGCTCTCTCCGGCCGCCTTCTCTGTCACCAATCAACGGTCTAAATCAGCTTTGGTTCCGTCGGTGTCCATTCTCAACATGAAACAAATTGCCTCCTGCTCCCTTAGACCACTCTACCTCACACGGCTAGATGACCCACACACTTCCGAGCTGAAGCCTCGGAGGCAGCTGCTTGACTTCAGGTGTGCAGCTTCAGCGGCTGATGACAAGGAGTCGAAGGCTGAGGTGGTGCCAGCCAGCTCAGAAGCAGCACAAAAGTTGAAGATCTCAATCTATTTTGCGACTTGGTGGGCGCTTAATGTGATCTTTAACATCTATAACAAGAAGGTTCTCAATGCTTTCCCGTATCCCTGGCTCACCTCCACACTATCCCTCGCCTGCGGCTCAGCGATGATGCTCTTCTCATGGGTCACCTGCCTAGTTGAGGCCCCCAAGACTGACTTAGATTTCTGGAAAGCACTTTTCCCG GTTGCTGTGGCTCATACAATTGGACATGTTGCTGCCACAGTGAGCATGTCAAAGGTGGCAGTGTCATTCACACACATTATCAAGAGTGCTGAGCCTGCATTCAGTGTTTTGGTGTCAAGGTTCATTCTCGGAGAGTCATTTCCGATGCCTGTATATCTTTCTCTTCTCCCGATCATTGGTGGTTGTGGTCTAGCTGCTGCGACAGAGCTGAACTTTAATATGATTG GATTTATGGGTGCCATGATATCGAACCTTGCATTTGTTTTCCGCAACATCTTCTCGAAGCGGGGCATGAAAGGGAAGTCTGTCAGTGGCATGAATTACTACGCTTGCCTTTCAATTATGTCCCTGATCATACTCGCACCATTTGCTATTGCTATGGAAGGCCCCCAAATGTGGGCCGCTGGATGGCAAAAGGCTCTTGCAGATGTTGGCCCCAACGTTCTCTG GTGGATTGGTGCACAGAGCGTTTTCTACCACCTGTATAATCAGGTGTCCTACATGTCTTTGGACCAGATTTCTCCATTGACGTTTAGCATTGGCAATACAATGAAGCGCATATCAGTTATTGTTTCGTCAATCATTATCTTCCGTACACCTGTCCGCCCTGTAAATGCACTAGGAGCTGCCATTGCCATCTTTGGCACATTCCTGTACTCTCAG GCAAAGCAGTGA
- the LOC123156874 gene encoding glucose-6-phosphate/phosphate translocator 1, chloroplastic isoform X1 yields MIPAVKLSPAAFSVTNQRSKSALVPSVSILNMKQIASCSLRPLYLTRLDDPHTSELKPRRQLLDFRCAASAADDKESKAEVVPASSEAAQKLKISIYFATWWALNVIFNIYNKKVLNAFPYPWLTSTLSLACGSAMMLFSWVTCLVEAPKTDLDFWKALFPVAVAHTIGHVAATVSMSKVAVSFTHIIKSAEPAFSVLVSRFILGESFPMPVYLSLLPIIGGCGLAAATELNFNMIGFMGAMISNLAFVFRNIFSKRGMKGKSVSGMNYYACLSIMSLIILAPFAIAMEGPQMWAAGWQKALADVGPNVLWWIGAQSVFYHLYNQVSYMSLDQISPLTFSIGNTMKRISVIVSSIIIFRTPVRPVNALGAAIAIFGTFLYSQVKAPCM; encoded by the exons ATGATACCTGCTGTGAAGCTCTCTCCGGCCGCCTTCTCTGTCACCAATCAACGGTCTAAATCAGCTTTGGTTCCGTCGGTGTCCATTCTCAACATGAAACAAATTGCCTCCTGCTCCCTTAGACCACTCTACCTCACACGGCTAGATGACCCACACACTTCCGAGCTGAAGCCTCGGAGGCAGCTGCTTGACTTCAGGTGTGCAGCTTCAGCGGCTGATGACAAGGAGTCGAAGGCTGAGGTGGTGCCAGCCAGCTCAGAAGCAGCACAAAAGTTGAAGATCTCAATCTATTTTGCGACTTGGTGGGCGCTTAATGTGATCTTTAACATCTATAACAAGAAGGTTCTCAATGCTTTCCCGTATCCCTGGCTCACCTCCACACTATCCCTCGCCTGCGGCTCAGCGATGATGCTCTTCTCATGGGTCACCTGCCTAGTTGAGGCCCCCAAGACTGACTTAGATTTCTGGAAAGCACTTTTCCCG GTTGCTGTGGCTCATACAATTGGACATGTTGCTGCCACAGTGAGCATGTCAAAGGTGGCAGTGTCATTCACACACATTATCAAGAGTGCTGAGCCTGCATTCAGTGTTTTGGTGTCAAGGTTCATTCTCGGAGAGTCATTTCCGATGCCTGTATATCTTTCTCTTCTCCCGATCATTGGTGGTTGTGGTCTAGCTGCTGCGACAGAGCTGAACTTTAATATGATTG GATTTATGGGTGCCATGATATCGAACCTTGCATTTGTTTTCCGCAACATCTTCTCGAAGCGGGGCATGAAAGGGAAGTCTGTCAGTGGCATGAATTACTACGCTTGCCTTTCAATTATGTCCCTGATCATACTCGCACCATTTGCTATTGCTATGGAAGGCCCCCAAATGTGGGCCGCTGGATGGCAAAAGGCTCTTGCAGATGTTGGCCCCAACGTTCTCTG GTGGATTGGTGCACAGAGCGTTTTCTACCACCTGTATAATCAGGTGTCCTACATGTCTTTGGACCAGATTTCTCCATTGACGTTTAGCATTGGCAATACAATGAAGCGCATATCAGTTATTGTTTCGTCAATCATTATCTTCCGTACACCTGTCCGCCCTGTAAATGCACTAGGAGCTGCCATTGCCATCTTTGGCACATTCCTGTACTCTCAG GTTAAAGCTCCGTGTATGTAG